The genomic window AAAATCTTTAAGATGCCACCAGGCGGGGCACATTTCCAAAGGGCCGTTAAAAGTCCTGATCCCTGTATAGCAGCTTTTCAAAAATAGCTGGGAATCGGTAATCTTTGCCCAAGGCTTCCAATCCACCTGTAAAGGAGGCGGCGTATTGTCAAAATATCGTTTAATTTCTTCGGGATTCATGACGCAAAATTAGCCAAAAAGCAGAAGTCTGTCAAGATGTAGACCCTATTATGACTGTAATATCTTTAAAGTTTCAGCGACGATTTTCTACAGCAGACTGAGCGCCACAGAATTGCCGCCATTGAGATAAATGAACTTTTTGAAATTCCACGCAAGATAATTTAAAATGGAGTAAATCATGTCTGAGTTTTTTGTTTTTTTATTATCAGGTGGACTAGAGAGGGATTATGAAACATACGCTGAAGTTCTGAATCTATAAGTTCTGAGATGTCCTGTTTTACCTGAAGGTAATTACGCTCTACCATTGTCCTGTTGATGGTTCTTACAGGAGTGATATCTTCAAAAGAATCCTGTTCTTTTTTAAGCGCTTCATGGTCATTTATGATATCGCAATGAAACGCTTTGAGATCTATCCTGCAGTCCGGATCATCTGCAACAATGCCCACAAATTCTCCAGAGCTTAATGTGGAAATGGTAGAAGCGGGAACTGCGGATTCCAGCTGTTTGGACCTGCTGATGGAAGTATCAGAGCTGTTGATGGAAAGGCTTTCACGATCCTGCATTATTTTGCCAAATCGCTCCGACAGCTGTTTTGCAGTATCACCAGTGACCTGTCCGCTTATGATATTTCCTGTAATGTTCAGTATTACATCTGCCTGCTCTCGCCCGTAATCCTTACGCAGCTGGCTGAAGTCCTGAATGCCCAGGCAAGTGCTTACTTTATTGCTCCTGGCGGTGGCAATAAGACTGTCCATATTATTGAGGTAAATAGTCGGGAATTCGTCGAAAACCAAACTGCTTTTCAATTTTCCTTTCTGGTTAACCTGTTTGATAAGCCTGCTGACAAACAAAGAAAGAACTGCTCCATAGGTCTGTACTTTCTGTGGATTGTTTCCCATGCATACTATTTTGGGTTCCAAAGGATTATTGATATCCAATGTGAAATCATTTCCAGATAGCACATAATACAACTGGGCGGAGGAGAGCCTTGCCATTGAAATCTTTGCAGAAGCTATTTGTCCTTCAAGCTGCTCCATCACATCATTGAGATAGGCGCTGACAAATGGATTGATGAGCACTTCAATTTCCTTTTCAGTACGCAGCAGGGTAAAAAGGCTGTCATAATCCGCCTGCATGAGTTCAATTACATGCGGGAGTGTACAGAATTCACCATCATTATATCTTCGCAGGTACCAGATAACAGCACTAAGGAAATTAATGGGAGATTCCACAAAAAAATCACCCTGCTTTTTGATCCATTCCCTGTTCAGCCCCAATAGAATGGTACGTGCTGATTCGGCGGCATCGGTGATATCGTTCATAGATTTCGGATCAAGGGGATTGCAGCGGTGCGAGCGGCTCAGATCATCAAAATTAATAATGTAGAATTTTGGCTCAATATCATAAAGATGTTTGAATTTCTTCCAGGTATTCCATGCAATAATGGTTAGGTCATCAAACTTAAAATCATACACGAACATACTGAACTTTTTCCTGATATGCTGGGTGATGATATGGCGGATTACAAAGTAGGATTTGCCAGAACCGGGCGTACCCGCAACCAGTATGCTTCTAAAAGGGTTTATTATATTAATCCAGCTTTTGCGAAGCTTGTTCTTCAGATAATATTGGGCAGGAAGATTGATGGAGTATTCATTTTCCAGCAGCCGTTCTTCCTGCGGGAAAGTCTCATTCTCCTTATTAAAAATATCTTTGGAATTGAGCTTTCTCTGTATCAGACGTGATAGGAGCGTGCCGCCTGATAAGATCAGGAGAAATCCTGCTGAAGTGATAATGATATACCAGACAAAATCAGTAAATGCAATTAATATGAAGTAACTGCTAAAGTATAACAGCAAGCCTAAAGCAAGATAGTAAACTGCGCCTCTAAAGGTCAGCTTTTCATTTTTTCTGCCCTTTGCACCTAAAAGCGAGATGAAGAGAAAAATAAGGGAAAGCAGTTTTGAGGTATGAAAGCTGTCAAATAATCCAGTATGAAACACATTTCCCAGCAGTTTGTCGCTGAAGGTAAATGCAAGGTTCCATTCTTTAAAAATGGCATATCCATAATAATAGAAGTGCAGACCTAAAAGCACAATAGCCATAAGTCTTGTCATATCCAGAATCTTTCTCAGCGCCTGTTCATTCTCTCCCGTCTGCATGCTTTCCCACTTTAGAATTATTTAGAAAAACTAAATTAGAAAAGAGCAATAGGGAATCCTAACCTCGTTAAATTTTGAATAGGAACCGCTATCCGATCAATCTGCCGGAACAAAACGCTGCATCCTGAAATTGCTTGGCCTTTGACTGTGATTGCCATTACCATTTCAGGTTCTGCGCCCAGTCATCATCTTCGGATATTTTCTTTTCGGCGCAGCATCTGCAATTGTACCGAATCAGGAAATCTTGTATGGGAAGATTCTCCTCGGAGGCATAATTGAAATAATTCCGCAGTTTTGAAAAGCGTCTAATAAATGTCCGGCATTGTCTGCACAGATTAGCATTATACTGTTCACCAGTAAGACCGCTGATATATTCATCTATGTTTACACCCCTTTCTTTGGCGAATGCAATTTCCCTGGGGGTGAATTTCTCCGGGCCAAATAGGAATTTATCCGCTCCATCCTTCATCAGGGCAACTTTGACTTGGTTATAGCATTTCCAGCATTTTCCGTTGATGATAGACATAATATATTTCTGCTGAAAATTATCGCATACGCTGCATTTTGGATTCAGACAGAATTTTACCAGATGGGGTTCAGACAGCTTTTGCTCAATCTTGTAGATGTCATCATCGGATGTAAGATTGATTTGAATCAAAATTATTTTGTTTTGGATATAATAGTTTAATGCCTGATCATTTGGCTTATGCGATACAACAATCTCGACAGCTGCAAAAATATCATCGTTTTCATCCAAGAGGGCAATGTCGGGCCTGCAATATTTTAAATCATATTCAATCCTTACCGATTTTAGTTTCTTAATGTAATTTCCTTTATGCACTTCTGAGCAATATTCACAAGTCCAATAAAAATTAAATTCGGCACCAGCCTGCAAAAATTGGTTTAATTTTTCTGCCGCTAAGGTTTTAAATCCGTAGTGCAGGGCTGTTTCGGGCTGGCAATTGCGAGTTAGAGATTTATGCGCAAAATGGGGGCGTTTTGTGCGCGGTCCAACTCTGCCGCTTTTTTTGAGGATTAAAATATTATCGCAGTTCACACAATAGTATATTTTCCCCTTTGATGCGGATAATGCTGTGAAAAAGTTTCCTTCTGAGTCTTTTGCAATTGTATATAAAATCTCATCCATTGTAAATGTGTTAAAGGCTTTACCGTTTAAACTTTTTATTTT from Flavobacterium fluviale includes these protein-coding regions:
- the mobC gene encoding conjugal transfer protein MobC, producing the protein MQTGENEQALRKILDMTRLMAIVLLGLHFYYYGYAIFKEWNLAFTFSDKLLGNVFHTGLFDSFHTSKLLSLIFLFISLLGAKGRKNEKLTFRGAVYYLALGLLLYFSSYFILIAFTDFVWYIIITSAGFLLILSGGTLLSRLIQRKLNSKDIFNKENETFPQEERLLENEYSINLPAQYYLKNKLRKSWINIINPFRSILVAGTPGSGKSYFVIRHIITQHIRKKFSMFVYDFKFDDLTIIAWNTWKKFKHLYDIEPKFYIINFDDLSRSHRCNPLDPKSMNDITDAAESARTILLGLNREWIKKQGDFFVESPINFLSAVIWYLRRYNDGEFCTLPHVIELMQADYDSLFTLLRTEKEIEVLINPFVSAYLNDVMEQLEGQIASAKISMARLSSAQLYYVLSGNDFTLDINNPLEPKIVCMGNNPQKVQTYGAVLSLFVSRLIKQVNQKGKLKSSLVFDEFPTIYLNNMDSLIATARSNKVSTCLGIQDFSQLRKDYGREQADVILNITGNIISGQVTGDTAKQLSERFGKIMQDRESLSINSSDTSISRSKQLESAVPASTISTLSSGEFVGIVADDPDCRIDLKAFHCDIINDHEALKKEQDSFEDITPVRTINRTMVERNYLQVKQDISELIDSELQRMFHNPSLVHLIIKKQKTQT
- a CDS encoding DUF6965 family protein — protein: MNPEEIKRYFDNTPPPLQVDWKPWAKITDSQLFLKSCYTGIRTFNGPLEMCPAWWHLKDFYLLIKRTAPEEQKTEV
- a CDS encoding competence protein CoiA family protein, with the protein product MDEILYTIAKDSEGNFFTALSASKGKIYYCVNCDNILILKKSGRVGPRTKRPHFAHKSLTRNCQPETALHYGFKTLAAEKLNQFLQAGAEFNFYWTCEYCSEVHKGNYIKKLKSVRIEYDLKYCRPDIALLDENDDIFAAVEIVVSHKPNDQALNYYIQNKIILIQINLTSDDDIYKIEQKLSEPHLVKFCLNPKCSVCDNFQQKYIMSIINGKCWKCYNQVKVALMKDGADKFLFGPEKFTPREIAFAKERGVNIDEYISGLTGEQYNANLCRQCRTFIRRFSKLRNYFNYASEENLPIQDFLIRYNCRCCAEKKISEDDDWAQNLKW